atacgaaaattcaataaatttacaaaatcaCATTCACTTATGCAGCATGCatctattatttaatcGTACGCAATGAGAAACCATTAAAAGTGCATTTTgtgttgataaattattatttgtatttgtaaaaaaaattaatatagtaCAGTGCTTACCTCTGCTTATATCCCTGAAATGATTCAATATACTTCTGCCAACTCTCTTGCTTGAATTTGTCCATCAATTCGGCATTTATCACTGCAGAATTGGCATATTCCATCACCACGCGCAATTGATCAGTTACTCCATTTACATCCGCCTCCGTTTTGGCTTCATCTACTGGAAAGTTTGAGTAGCGATTAAAGTCCAGCTTTTCAAGTGTCACATTTTGCGCTACATCTTTCTCGTGTTTCGAAGCCAATGAGCTCTGATAATTAGTGTTAGTTAGCAACTGATTATTTGCATCAAATTGCTGTAAATATCCCTTtagtaaattgtttaaattattttgcgATGATTCTTGAAGTATTAACTCCATCTCCTCCTTTATCAGCCGATCTACAATCTGTTTAGCTTCATCGTTGATTGGAGGTAGACCAAAGGCCATTTCCTCAATGTCAAACTCGTCATTGTTCGAgttgatattgatattcCATAACGGTTCATCAATGGACATAACCATTCAGGATGCTTAAgttattttcaaataatttgatattctAAAAGTGtgctaaattatttagtacaGTCAAATACACCATATATACTTATGTTAGTAGTAAGGCTGGGGTTTATAAGTTTACATTATCCGACATGATCATGCCTTTTTATGCGGGGTTTGAACACATATGACACCAATCAAAAGGAATAAATAAAAGTttcaaatgaaattgttcGAATCATAGAATAAATTATACCTACAACATGGGCAATTGTGGGTCTCGGGAAAAATTACTGTTGCCTGCTAGCAAATGTGAATCGAACGAGGAATTGGAAGGGAAATTAGTGGTCAAACACACAATTACACCGGATCTTTGCGATGCCTTTTTGTATATCCCACAAACAATATTCCACGAAATAAAACAAGTCAATAGCATCCACCATAAGCCCCCCTTGCACATATCTGAATACTTTAATTTTACTTTGGTATGGCCTCCATTGTGTTGGCCGCATTCGCAAATTTTAACCCGTGACATATGGACCTCTAGACTTATAAATTTGCACGATTTATCTACAAAATACACAATAAGTACCACCAGTATAGGAGTCGGAGTCTGTGGCTCAGTTAGGCAGGTGGTAAATCGCAttacacaaaaaatatatgccCTCAAGAGTTTCCAAACGAAAGATGCACCCCGCAAGAAGTTGACAAACATATACAATGAGGCAGCCATTCATGGTCAATTGGATCATCCACATATAGTCCTGTTAAGAGAGatttatgataataaaGATGGACTACATTTGATTGTAGAGTATTGCTATGGTAAGGAATTATATCGCCGTCTCGACTCCTATAAGCGGTTTAACGAGAGTTATGCTAAGAAACTCACGACACAAATATTACTTGCTTTAAACTATCTCCATAGTAACGGTATATGTCATAGAGATCTTAAACTTGAAAATTGTGTTTTATCTACGCTACAAGTtgattcaaatttgaaacttATTGACTTTGGGTTTGCAAGGCTGTTTAAAAAAGGTCTACCCATGTCTGCAATGCATGGAACTGTATATTACGTGTCTCCAGAAGTTATAGATGGTTGTTACAATGAAGCTTGTGATATTTGGAGTCTTGGtgtaattgtttacatGATGTTATCTGGTAAACCACCTTTTAATGGATCTTCTGATAAAGAAATATTACTTAGGATTAAAAGGGAAAAGATTCAATTCACAGGAGCCAGATGGTCTggaatatcaaatttggccatagattttatcaaacaattacTTAACCGAGATGAAACGTCCAGGGCTAGTGCTAAAGATGCATTAAAACATTCTTGGCTTGCTGAATGTATTTACGAAATGGAATCGCACAAAATACCTAAGGGAATTCTTGAACACCTAGTTAACTTTTCAAAGTCTTCCCCATTTTACAGGGTTATATGCTCTCTGCATTCATTAGAGATTGATAGAAGCTTGATTTATGATATTCAACTTGCctttttcaaattcaattcaTCCTTTTCTGGCACAATCAGTTTGCAGGAGTTCCAATCTATTATGTGTCCTGAATTAGGATTAACTGCACTTGAAGCAGAGCAGGTGTTTAAGAAACTTTTATTCCGTGGAAAGCCTGAACTCCACTTTTCAGAATTTATAGCTGCaacaattgaatataaatcaaAACTTGATTACACCAATACttcatttttgtataaGAAATTGGATGTCCAAAACCAAGGTTACCTAGATTTGCGTAGCTTTTTATTGGTTTTGGGAGATAAATTCAATGATACTTCAACTGTAGACATTTTTAAGCAAGCTGATATCAATAAAGATGGGATACTGGATTTCACAGAATTTTACAAGGCTATCACCGCTTAATCCatcatattaaattatttaatgcgAAATGCACTGGATATAATAACTACCTCAAATCGCCGccataaaataatttattagttaCTATCTGcttatattaattgttatcaTTAGTTATCAATTTGTTATGTTATTTGATGCCGAGTtgtcaataatttactTCACCAATCTCGTGATATTATTTCAGTCATATTTCACcaatataaatatctaTATATAGACAACTTAAAATGAGATTGTCATTAAACTCCAACTTTTCTAATAACTAAAAATACAGTGAAAATGAACATCTCAATCTATATACCGTGGTAACATTTAGTGAAGTGTTACTACAAGTGCCTCTCgtgtaaatgatttatttaatgcttatagtaataatatataacactTAATATACCATTTAACATATCAGATATGcacaaatataatgaacaattaattatattacgAAAAATAGCATACATGTCTAATATATtactatataataaataatgtttttgcgtacatttatataatatttccATATATCCATTCAAATGATTGTAACCATTTGTCTAAAGATGCTTcatctatatatttttagataCATAAACACAAATTGATGGAATAGATGTTATTTACACTCGATCAATATCTcaatatatgattaaaatCAACCGGTAACTGAGTAATGACCAACACTTTAAACTGgttaatcaatatatttcagAGTTCAACACTAGCGTCGGGACCTAAAATTGactttaaataattatatcagAGGACATTATAGTCACTATACAAATTCctattacatatattaaacTCGACAAAATTCTCTATATACCAAACAAGTAAATTacttaaatatacaaattacgAATTAAAATACTCTAAACATTTTAGTAGAATTCATCTGTACAAATATAAGTAATATCATTTTATGCATCTGCAGACATAACATCCAATACAaccaatatataatatatgcataACCGTATATTAGTACAATCTATCATAAGATTAATATTACACATACTCATAATAAGGCTAAAAttacaacaaattatacacaTAAATACACATATATTTGCGACATCTAATAATTACCAATAAACAACCAATTCTAAATGAGCACTAAACCCATTTTACTAAAATCATCTTAAAAAATTactttaaatttattttagtTAACTTCATTCACACATATTAATTCAATAGTAACAATTCCAAAGGGAATGGCGTGCCATTTCTCAAAGCACAAACCTTTCCATTTACCAACTTAAGCTGAACAATCCTCCCCTGTACTTTGAACATATCATTGCAGATCCAATCGacttgtatatttttacctGTAATTCTAATTTTGTCAACTATGACATCTATTTTCCTTTTGAATGATTcatccaaaatttcaatattacACAACTCCTCATCCACCAAAGTTTTCAGCACCTTGTCTTTCTGGTTTAACATCTTCTCATTGTCTAGTTGACAAGTCAAATCCTCCAGCTTTGACTGATACGTGTTTATCAACGAATTTTGGGTTTTTGAGACCAATATCAGCGATTTCAACTCTGCAATCtcatttttacattttgcAAGTTCCTCGTTTTTATCTCGAATAAtatgttttaatttattttcatttttaatactATTCTTCAACGTCTCTCCCACTTCATTAAGTGCCTTTTCAAGTTTACATATCTTTTGAAGTCTGTCAGTGGATACCTTTTCAATTTGCATcttgtcaaatttttccAATTCCCACTTTTTGCACCACTCAAACCTTCCTCTAATCCTTTCCTCCTTTTGATTTTTAAGTGACTGCATTGATAATTCCATCTTTTCCATCTTTTCATCCTCCAAATTAATTTCCATCAGTTTCATTTTTCTGTTCAAATTGCACATTTCTCGTTCACTCGACATATGTTCAGATAGCAATTGTTGTATCCTCTTATCCTTTTCAAATTGTAGTGATTCCATGTCCAACAATCGCAATTTCAATCCACGATTTTCTGATTTAagattattaatttcagCATTGctaaaatatacaacagATAACATTTCATTTCTTATTTGTTCCTTAAGAGTTTCTCTTGTGGGCATCGTCTTGATGTAGTTATTTAGCTGCGCACACTCTTGTCTTAGTTGCACTATTTCTTCATCCCTTTCGCTAATTACATTTAAAAGCTTTTCAATTGCAACATTTGTTGCGGGGTTTGCTGTTCCATGAGTTACTGGTTCtgtaaattcatttagCATTTGGTCAAACTTACACGTTGCAGAGTTAAGGTATTTATATGAATTGTTGTCtatgtatttattggtTTCATGTAATGATTTCTCAAAACGTTTCTCATTATCAACGCTAGTGGAGCATTCACTGTCATTATCACTAGTAGTGGTGTGCAATTCAATGGAAGGTTCGTCGTTGGGGTTGATTGTGTTTGTTGTTTCTGTGGGCTCAACGAATATAGATTCATTGAATCCGGCGATTGTCTCATCGAATATCTCGTTTGGAAGCCTCATTAGGGGAGTTTGATAACAAGGACTGTCTTCCAATTTTGGTAATTCGGTATCATTGTTTTGTATggtgaatattttaaaaattgatttcaGTTGGTCATCATCTGATGTTATTAAATGACCATTGATAATAGATGTAGACCTTGGAGATTTGTTTGTTGAACAGGAAAccattgaaatatttgctTCGTCATTGAAtgcatttgaaaatttattatttagattggTACTGCTAGCTTTATCATAGTTTTGAGTGAGGAGTTCCAAGGGAGTACAAGCAGATTCCATTTTATCCGCAAATAGGGAAGCAAAATTGCCCATGCCATACTTTGAACGTacaatattaatcaatttgacGTTCATAATATCGGCAGTGTCATTTGATGGTTCATTTTCATTGTCATGAATGGCATCGTGTAATAAACTCTGAGATTC
The DNA window shown above is from Babesia microti strain RI chromosome III, complete genome and carries:
- a CDS encoding conserved protein, unknown function (overlaps_old_locusTagID:BBM_III01965), whose protein sequence is MVMSIDEPLWNININSNNDEFDIEEMAFGLPPINDEAKQIVDRLIKEEMELILQESSQNNLNNLLKGYLQQFDANNQLLTNTNYQSSLASKHEKDVAQNVTLEKLDFNRYSNFPVDEAKTEADVNGVTDQLRVVMEYANSAVINAELMDKFKQESWQKYIESFQGYKQRLEKEVEKAQRELEELNKRKRERTNHANSMTSPLIEKRDELFNKNVALLAELKKLSSNSSIKM
- a CDS encoding hypothetical protein (overlaps_old_locusTagID:BBM_III01975) translates to MIDNALKADNLYTNRLFSGIHASTQLSHCKPTSTSSNESQSLLHDAIHDNENEPSNDTADIMNVKLINIVRSKYGMGNFASLFADKMESACTPLELLTQNYDKASSTNLNNKFSNAFNDEANISMVSCSTNKSPRSTSIINGHLITSDDDQLKSIFKIFTIQNNDTELPKLEDSPCYQTPLMRLPNEIFDETIAGFNESIFVEPTETTNTINPNDEPSIELHTTTSDNDSECSTSVDNEKRFEKSLHETNKYIDNNSYKYLNSATCKFDQMLNEFTEPVTHGTANPATNVAIEKLLNVISERDEEIVQLRQECAQLNNYIKTMPTRETLKEQIRNEMLSVVYFSNAEINNLKSENRGLKLRLLDMESLQFEKDKRIQQLLSEHMSSEREMCNLNRKMKLMEINLEDEKMEKMELSMQSLKNQKEERIRGRFEWCKKWELEKFDKMQIEKVSTDRLQKICKLEKALNEVGETLKNSIKNENKLKHIIRDKNEELAKCKNEIAELKSLILVSKTQNSLINTYQSKLEDLTCQLDNEKMLNQKDKVLKTLVDEELCNIEILDESFKRKIDVIVDKIRITGKNIQVDWICNDMFKVQGRIVQLKLVNGKVCALRNGTPFPLELLLLN
- a CDS encoding Calcium-dependent protein kinase 2 (overlaps_old_locusTagID:BBM_III01965;~overlaps_old_locusTagID:BBM_III01970), with amino-acid sequence MGNCGSREKLLLPASKCESNEELEGKLVVKHTITPDLCDAFLYIPQTIFHEIKQVNSIHHKPPLHISEYFNFTLVWPPLCWPHSQILTRDIWTSRLINLHDLSTKYTISTTSIGVGVCGSVRQVVNRITQKIYALKSFQTKDAPRKKLTNIYNEAAIHGQLDHPHIVLLREIYDNKDGLHLIVEYCYGKELYRRLDSYKRFNESYAKKLTTQILLALNYLHSNGICHRDLKLENCVLSTLQVDSNLKLIDFGFARLFKKGLPMSAMHGTVYYVSPEVIDGCYNEACDIWSLGVIVYMMLSGKPPFNGSSDKEILLRIKREKIQFTGARWSGISNLAIDFIKQLLNRDETSRASAKDALKHSWLAECIYEMESHKIPKGILEHLVNFSKSSPFYRVICSLHSLEIDRSLIYDIQLAFFKFNSSFSGTISLQEFQSIMCPELGLTALEAEQVFKKLLFRGKPELHFSEFIAATIEYKSKLDYTNTSFLYKKLDVQNQGYLDLRSFLLVLGDKFNDTSTVDIFKQADINKDGILDFTEFYKAITA